The region CAGTGACCCCTGTTTATTAAAATATggtgacagagctgctggggaagggctgtccctgtcccctcaccttGTTCCCCCATCCTGCCTGCCCAAGGTGAATCCTCGAGGATACAGCACAAGAGCCTTGGCTCCATCCAACATGGACTcagagtcatgagttttcacacttttataagttttgctccatttccatattggggttaattgtccagttCCAGCTCCAGGtcatgcagtcccatcctcccagtttGCTCTCCTCAGTTTGCTCAGAGCTTTGATTTTGGAACTCTGTGACAGAGGAGAAGGTTTCCCAGCACGTTTCCCTGATGCTGAGAGCATGGAGAGGGAAGTGACTCACCCAGGAGCTGGTGCCAagtcacagcagcactgggaataGTCTGGGAATTGAGGAATCGCAGTTTTACACTGGTGCCTCCTGGTTCCTTCACCAGTCTGGCTCTGATGCTTTTTAAAAGAGCCGAACATTTCCTTGGCGTCTGCATCCCCTGGGAGAGAAGCAAAAGTTGTTTCCTCGTTCTGTTCATGTGTTTGTGAACTCCAAAAGGGCTCCCGTGAGCGCTCAGGGTCTGTGTGAATCTGCACTGGCATCTGCTGCTCTTTAATGTTTATTTCAGTGGGGTTTTCCTCTCCCATCAGGGAATTTGtcctttgctttctgctttgcctTTTGCAGCGGTGAAAATTTAATCCAGGGATAAAAGTTCTGCCCTCTGTGTGGTTTGGTTCTGTTCAGGCCCAGGCAGAGGGGATGAAGCAGAGCTCTCACACCCTGCAGAGTTTTTATCAGGCAGAAATGGGAGGGGTGATGTGTTTTGTTgaattttctcccttctttgAAGGATTTTATCCTGCTTATTAATTTTACCTGGAGCCCTCcttgctggtgctgctccccacCTGATGCAAGGCAGATCCagctgggttttttggtggAAAATGAGGATGTTTgggagcagcccttgttgccaggctgctcctgttgccatggctgtgctgtgtgtgtgtgtgccagcctgggattggctcctgggctgggctgctccttcAATcccagagattttaaaaaaaaaaattattttattttattttattttattttattttattttattttattttattttattttattttattttattttattttattttattttattttattttatttcattttttattttattttattttttattttattttatattttattttattttactttattttatttcatttttattttttatttttatattttattttattttattttattttattttttattttattgtattttattttattttattttatttttaatttaatttaatttaatttaatttcatttcacttcatttcattttatattttattttattttattttattttactttattttattttattttattttatttttattttttattttattttatatatttaatttaatttaatttaattttttattttattttatcttttactttatattttattttattttattttaatttaatttaatttaatttaatttaatttaattttttttttttttttttttttttattttattttattttatttatttttattttattttacatttccatccctccctcccgtGCACGGGGCCCAGCCCATCTTTGAGGAGTCACTGCCTGGATTTTCCCCTGGGGTTCAGCAGGAGAGGGCAGCGGCTCCCCTGGCCCCCCACACCCGTGTGGGGTGAGATTCCACTGCACTGAGGGGGTTCAAAGCCGGCCTGGACTTGTGGCAGGCTGGGAGTGGGactggatgatttttaaggtctctcccaacccaaaccattctgtttTCCATGATTTCTGCTGTTATTTCCTGAATAATCCACAGGGTTCTTAGTTGTGGCTTGATGGCGTTAAACAACAGCAGAATAAATCAGAATTCATTCAGGAATGCGAACAACGcatctttttaaatttttaattttttttttttttttaatattttttttaaagcggGATCATTTCCTCGCTGTTCTAACCCTTCTCTCTGTCCCCTTGGCAGGGATTTTTGCCTTCAagtgctccagagcagaggagatCTTCAACCTGCTGCAGGACCTGATGCAGTGCAACAGCATCAACGTGGTGGAGGAGCCCGTGGTGGTGACCAGGAGCAGCCACCCCGCGGAGGGGGAGCTGgcccacagcccccagggccCCCCCAGTAAGGGACAGcacggggacacggggctgggctgtgtcGTGGTCTGGAAAGTCTGCTAAGAAGGCAGGAACCTGCCTTGAAATGGAGAATTTAAACCCCTTCCCTCCTAAtaattgtaattttgaaattaaggggttCTCAAGGCAAGGTGTGTGAGAGGAATAAcagtttttttaattagggaaataaataaaaatttaagtaaaaatgcagtaatacaaagcAGCCCTGACAGAATcaaagcaggagctgggtggtGGCACAGTCCCATTCCGTGGTGGCaaggggacagcacagggctgggctgtgttgtGGTCTGGAAAGTCTGCTAAGAAGGCAGGAACCTGCCTTGAAATGGAGAATTTAAACCCCTTCCCTCCTAAtaattgtaattttgaaattaagaggTTCTCAAGGGAAGGTGTGTgataggaataacagttctttgttagggaaaaaaaaaataaaaataaaataaattaattataatcCCTCCTGATTATTGAAGTCAAGGGGTTCTCGGGGGAAGATATGGGAGGAGGAATAACAGTTTTttttattagggaaaaaataaaaataaaataaaaatgcagtaatacagaGCAACCCTGACAGTCAGAATATGGCCTGACGCTCTGTaggtcagggtggtggcacagtCCCATTCCTTGGTGGTGGCACAGTCCCATTCCATGAGGCTCagtcctcctgcagtgccagatGTGCTTCTGCTGGAGCGTTGGAATGGCTCAATTCCTGTCTCCATGAGGAATTCTTTAGATTCAAAGGAGGGCCTGGCCCTGGGGTGGCGCCTGCACAGGCTGGTTTTACCTTCCAGGGTGTCCACAagagcccagctccctctggaAGTGTAATAATTCTATTTTGTACCAATGTAATGCTCCTCTGCCTTGATTCCCTCACAGGTCTGGGCTACACTGGGCTTCCCAATGGATTTCACAGCTTCCCTGGAGAATCCCTGTCCTGCTCTACAGCCCAGCAGCCCTCAGTGAGCAGCCTGAGACATTCCTCTGCGGGGGAAGACTCTACCCACCCTCTCCTGGGGCCTGAGGAGCAGGTAAAcccatcctcagctctgctggctgcagttcTGGGTTTCCCTCACCCAAAGCTCAGGGGATCCTCACACCTTGTCCCTCTTTTCATtctctttatttcattttactcCTGGTGGCTCCTCCTCTTTGATACTTCACCAGAACTGGTGTTCTGTcaaaaaaatctgagttttgTCCTCAACTCGTTGGTATTTGGGTGGCAGTGACCTGCCAGCTGTCACACAAACACCTAAATTCAGACttagaaggcttgatttattattttatgatatatattatattaaaactatactaaaagaatagaagaaaggattttattagaaggttagctaagaatagaaaaagaatgataaaatcttgtgacacactgagacagtctggacagctggactgtcactggccattaattagaaataattaaTATGGACTAATCGAAGATGCACttgttgcattctacagcagtagataattattgtttacattttgtttctgaagcttctcaggaaaggatttttcataaaacatgtctgtggcAGGGAAATTCCTGCAGCTGTCCATCCATGAGGACACACAGCGTGTGTGTGCAGCTGCGCTCTCATCCCAgcccacaaaacccaaaccaactcCTACATTTTACCTCCCAAAGCCTCCCCAACGTCCAAAATCCCGTCTCCTCTGAGGAATCCCCCTCTCCTGGTGGTTTCTCAGCTGCTTTGCCCTGGCCTGTGCTGTCTCCTCCTTTCACTGTCCCTCTGCTTCTCTCTCCTTGCAGTCCCACACCTACGTCAACACCGGCGAGCCGGAGCCGAGGGGCCGCCACTGTTTGCACCCCCTGCCTGAAGCCCACCCTCCTTTCCCCCCTAGGaaccacagctgctccctggaaGACCGGAGCCCCCAggtcctcctgcagccaggggaggtGAAATTCGTGCTGGCTCCCACCTCGGGTTACCGCCGGCTGTGCCGGCAGCCCCGGCCGTGCTGGCCTCACCTCTGCGcccccaacaacaacaacaacgagtgccagcagggctgtccGTCCCCACAGTGTGTCTATGAGAACCTCAACGGGCTGGTGGCCTCCAGCAGCTCGTCCCTGTGCCGGGCTGGCCGCCCCAAGGCGTCCCGGGAGGacggcagctgctcccagcgcCGCTCGGCGCTGCTGCACTACGAGAACCTGCCGGCGCTGCCGCCggtgtgggagctgcagccggCCCAGCACGGGGATGAGGACGCTGGCATGGCACCCACACCATCCCCAAACGGCTTCtctgaggctggagaggaggagcCCCTGCAGAACCCCGCGGGCTCGGAGCCGCGCCGCGCTTTCCTGCCCAGGCCCCGGCGCAGCCGCCTGCCCAACGTCTTCAGCTTCGACTtcccccggccctgcccggaGCCGCCACGGCAGCTCAACTACATCCAGGTGGAGCTGGAGCCCGAGGCCTGcaagggacagcaggagcccagggtGGCGGCCCCTGGCAGCCCCGGTGCCCGCCGCACCGACTCCTACGCCGTCATCGACCTCAAGAAGACGGCGGCCATGTCCAGCCTGCAGcgggccctgcccagggacgATGGCACCTCGAGGAAAACTCGCCACAACAGCACTGACCTGCCCCTCTGAGGGCCCCAAGTGCCAGCCCCGTGTCGTGGCTTTGGTCCCTGCCCCTCTCCGTGTCCTGTCCCCCCTGAGTGTGGCTCCCTCTCTCGCCATTGCCATCGCCGGGGCCCAGcgtggctcctgcagctgctgctgttgaggctctgtctgtctgtccgtcctcccctctctgtgtgctgctcGTTTTTCAAGCCTTGTGGGATGTTTGGTGGTTTTTCAAGCCTTGTGGGGTGTGTGGTGGTTTTTCAAGCCTTGTGGGATGTGTGGTGACTCTGAGGGTGGAATTGCGGTGGcgcagcctgggctggggcagggcagaggcagctgggcagtgccTCGGGGCAGTGCTCCCAAAACTGAGCTGcttcaggagctctgtgcaaaTGGAGCCTGTTCCTCGTGGATTTCACACCTCCAGGAGAGCTCCGTGGTGAGGCCActccagagctgggctttgcCTTGTGCTGCCAGTGGTGCCTGGAGATGAGGAGCTCACGCCGTGGCCTTTCCCCCCTCAGCTCGTTGTTCGTTCCTGAAGCTTTTTATCCTTCTGTCCCTGTCTCAGATCCAATTTCAATTGGGCAGCTGCAATGAAACCAGGAGGACAcagagccatgggcacacaCTGTGATCACAGAAACCTGATTGCCTAAATCCTTAAATTCCCTCCCCTGCTTTAGAAGAGGAGGGAAAGGCCACAACCATGAGGGAGACTGGAAGTTTGGTCTAGAAAACTTCACTTGTGCCATaccctgctttgtttttttttttttttttaccagggTTCTATTTGGCAGCTACTGAGAAGTGCTGtgggtttatttatttgtttacttatttatttatgagCCGCTCCTTTGCATCCCAGTTCGTTGCCAAACTGGTGCCAGTCTGCAGCCTGTGCTCGCCGGGGCTCGCTCCTGCTTGGGAGGACGGGTCCCAAAAGAGCTTGGTGGCTTTGCTGAGCCACCAGCTGGGGGAAAAACACTGTGGAGAGGAGCGGCTGGGCATGCAGAATGTGTGAACTGGGGGGCTGAGTATTCGGGGGGTGGGTGGGAAATGGAACGGGAGCCGTGGGAGTGGGAGCAGAGCCGCCGGGCAGCCGAGCTTGGAGCGGCATCAAAGCGACACCCACGAGCccggctggggctgggagcagcccggCTCGGTGGCAGCAGGGGATGTGCACTTTGTTCTCTCAGCTGTGGGCCTGGGAGGGCTCAGGTTCTGGGTACATTCGTGGCCTTTTGCTGTGGATTTCTGTCTCGATGCCGGGGTGgcgctgggctgccctgggatgtCCCCTTGTCCCTCCCCGTGGGACGCGCGGCACCTCGGCCTTTCCCTGGATTTCTGTGCCTGTTCTGATGGAGAGCAGTGCTCTGGGGTGCTCTAGGGTGCTCTGGGGTGCTTTGGGATCTTGTGGGATCCTCTGGGGTGCTCTGGAGTGCTCTGGAGTGCTCGGGGATCCTCTGGGGTGCTCTGGAGTGCTCTGGGATTCTCTGAGGTtctctgggatgctctgggatccTTTAGGATTgtctgggatgctctgggatcctctgggatgctctgggatccTTTAGGATGCTCTGGGATCCTCTGGGGTGCTCTGGGATCCTCTGGAATTCTCTGGAGTGCTCTGGGATGCTCTAGGATTCTCCGAGGTtctctgggatgctctgggatgcccTGGGATTCTCTGGGGGGTTCTGGGATCCTCTAGGATGCTCTGGGATCCTTTAGGATCCTCTGGGATCCTCTGGGTTGCCCTGGGAtgccctgggatgctctggggtgccctggatcccccctccctgctggctgtgcccgtGTTTCtcctgggacaggggctggctgcagtgccagccctcGTGTCCCCCTtgtccttttcctgctgttgaTCCCCATGGAAGAGGAAGGAGCCCCGtccccccagctccagctccaggccTTGCGAATTCACaagttctgccttttttttaattttgttttttggtgCTGTCCTGTCCTGTTGAGCTGTTGGGGACAAGGCCAGGTGTCCCCGGTGCCAGTGGTGCCATGTTTGTGTCGCAGAACGTGCAGTCCTTGGCTTGCTGTTGCACTATCAATTCCAAGTGTGCCACGTGCTTCAACCCACTGGTTTTTCTTTTCGTTTTGGAGGTCCTTGTGCTCGTCTTCCATTCTTTCATCTGTCCCTTGTGCCACCTGTAACTGAAAGGAGACCCaagtaatatatttttatatgtatagCAAATGACTttatttgaagggaaaaaaaaaaacaaaacaaaaaacaacccccaCCCCAAGTAATGTATGCCCCCAAATCCAGCTTTCATTTAGGGAAGTGAGAGAAGAAATTGtttatatctatctatctatataaatatatatatatatatatatatataatataaaagtTAACTGCGTTAAGCTTTAAataaagtatttaaataaagaatttctA is a window of Melospiza georgiana isolate bMelGeo1 chromosome 23, bMelGeo1.pri, whole genome shotgun sequence DNA encoding:
- the FRS3 gene encoding fibroblast growth factor receptor substrate 3, whose translation is MGSCCSCLCPDSIPDNHPTKFKVTNVDDEGHELGSGVMELTRRELILHSHKRDAVRWPYLSLRRYGFDSNLFSFESGRRCHTGQGIFAFKCSRAEEIFNLLQDLMQCNSINVVEEPVVVTRSSHPAEGELAHSPQGPPSLGYTGLPNGFHSFPGESLSCSTAQQPSVSSLRHSSAGEDSTHPLLGPEEQSHTYVNTGEPEPRGRHCLHPLPEAHPPFPPRNHSCSLEDRSPQVLLQPGEVKFVLAPTSGYRRLCRQPRPCWPHLCAPNNNNNECQQGCPSPQCVYENLNGLVASSSSSLCRAGRPKASREDGSCSQRRSALLHYENLPALPPVWELQPAQHGDEDAGMAPTPSPNGFSEAGEEEPLQNPAGSEPRRAFLPRPRRSRLPNVFSFDFPRPCPEPPRQLNYIQVELEPEACKGQQEPRVAAPGSPGARRTDSYAVIDLKKTAAMSSLQRALPRDDGTSRKTRHNSTDLPL